A window of Candidatus Gastranaerophilales bacterium contains these coding sequences:
- the miaA gene encoding tRNA (adenosine(37)-N6)-dimethylallyltransferase MiaA has translation MKKKQKIIAIVGPSASGKTGLAVKLAELLDGEIVSADSRLIYKDLNIATAKPDNEERNGILHHLVDIKSPSEDYTVAEFADDAKIAVASIIDKGKTPIVAGGTGLYFRILLENYDLPRVAPNEALRVRLNQKSNEELYAQLCELDKTIATKIHENNRVKIIRALEVCISLGIPMSEAQGKKEGDFDTLWIGLNAKNRTFLYDRINVRVDIMLQKGLIEEAKNLLEKYGNLDLFHNTIGYQELFPYFNNECPLAVATDLIKQNTRRYAKRQLSWFRANKDINWFNIDELSENQIVDNILTLWKQV, from the coding sequence ATGAAGAAAAAACAAAAGATAATTGCGATTGTGGGTCCGAGTGCATCGGGGAAAACGGGACTTGCTGTTAAGCTTGCTGAGTTGCTTGATGGTGAAATCGTTTCTGCTGATTCAAGGCTCATTTATAAAGATTTAAACATTGCAACAGCAAAGCCTGATAATGAGGAAAGAAACGGTATTTTGCATCATCTTGTTGATATTAAGTCCCCATCAGAAGACTATACAGTTGCAGAGTTTGCTGATGACGCGAAAATAGCTGTAGCTTCAATTATAGATAAAGGCAAAACGCCAATTGTCGCCGGCGGAACAGGGCTCTATTTCAGGATATTGCTCGAAAATTATGACCTTCCTCGAGTTGCTCCTAATGAGGCACTAAGAGTAAGACTTAATCAAAAATCAAACGAGGAATTATATGCTCAACTTTGTGAACTTGATAAAACAATTGCAACAAAAATCCATGAAAATAATCGAGTTAAAATTATACGTGCATTAGAAGTCTGTATCTCTTTAGGAATACCTATGTCTGAGGCTCAAGGTAAAAAAGAAGGCGATTTCGATACTCTGTGGATTGGGTTGAATGCAAAAAACAGAACTTTTTTATATGACAGAATTAACGTTCGTGTTGATATCATGCTTCAAAAAGGCTTGATTGAGGAAGCTAAAAATCTGCTTGAAAAATATGGAAATCTTGACCTTTTTCATAACACAATAGGCTATCAAGAATTATTTCCATATTTTAATAATGAATGCCCACTTGCTGTGGCTACAGATTTGATAAAGCAAAATACAAGACGCTATGCAAAACGTCAATTAAGCTGGTTTAGAGCAAACAAAGATATAAATTGGTTTAATATAGATGAATTGTCTGAAAATCAAATTGTTGATAATATTTTGACTCTATGGAAACAAGTCTAA
- a CDS encoding acetate--CoA ligase family protein, with translation MLKEQLDKIMRPKTIAVVGASTKEHTIGSDIMKRLQEYKFEGKIFPINPKGGVIEGIQAYTSVLEVPESVDLAIIVVNAKFVLSTIDQCNEKGIKGLCIITAGFKETGKEGAALEQQMADKLKEYGMRCVGPNCLGVVNTAPDVRMDGCFAESLPERGNIGFVSQSGALGGGILNILKDLNLGFAQFISIGNQADVNAETALEYWENEADVEQILLYMESIQNPANFRKLATRISKKKPILALKAGRSAAGASAASSHTGSLAGADKAANALLGQSGVIREYSLKNLFATAKVFATSPIPKGDRVAIITNSGGPGIMATDAICEHGMQIAKISDATKDKLRSFLPSAASVKNPIDMIASAPIEHYKQTLETVIADENVDMIITIYLPFLGLKDIDVAQALMEIKAEHPEKPVIGVFMTKSEFFTKLSNMDVNMPFFMYAEEAADGLFRLNQQRLWMERPEGKTPSYSVDKAKAESIMKQAIKENRAQLTTRESIDVLDAYGIRVCKSGFAKTEDEAVTIADSIGYPVVMKMTSKTTSHKTDVGGVRVNIQSAEQLRAEYQDLIAKLKEKGLLEGLEGVIIQEMVKGNREMVCGIATDPQYGPMMMFGLGGVFIEVMKDVTFRIAPLTDVDAEEMIKSVKAYKLLEGARGTKPAQMTQIQETLLRLSQLVSDYKFIDELDINPLLISEKTGEGIAVDGRIKVRMEEAKKALNCDCACCSC, from the coding sequence ATGCTAAAAGAACAACTAGACAAAATCATGCGTCCTAAAACAATTGCAGTAGTTGGTGCATCTACCAAAGAACATACAATTGGTTCTGACATCATGAAAAGATTGCAAGAATACAAATTTGAAGGAAAGATTTTCCCGATTAACCCAAAAGGTGGAGTTATTGAAGGAATTCAGGCTTATACTAGCGTTTTAGAAGTACCTGAATCAGTTGATTTAGCTATTATCGTTGTAAACGCAAAATTCGTACTTTCAACAATTGACCAATGTAATGAAAAAGGAATCAAAGGTCTTTGCATCATTACAGCAGGTTTCAAAGAAACAGGCAAAGAAGGTGCTGCTTTAGAACAACAAATGGCTGACAAATTAAAAGAATATGGCATGCGTTGCGTAGGTCCTAACTGCTTAGGCGTTGTAAACACAGCTCCTGACGTAAGAATGGACGGTTGTTTTGCTGAATCACTTCCCGAAAGAGGAAACATCGGTTTCGTATCTCAATCAGGTGCTCTCGGCGGCGGTATCTTAAATATATTAAAAGACTTGAACTTAGGTTTTGCTCAATTCATCTCTATCGGTAACCAAGCAGATGTAAACGCTGAAACTGCTCTTGAATACTGGGAAAACGAAGCAGATGTTGAACAAATTCTTCTATATATGGAATCAATCCAAAACCCTGCTAACTTCAGAAAATTAGCAACAAGAATATCAAAGAAAAAACCAATCCTAGCACTAAAAGCAGGCCGTTCAGCTGCAGGTGCTTCAGCAGCTTCATCACACACAGGCTCCTTAGCAGGTGCTGATAAAGCCGCTAACGCACTTCTTGGACAATCAGGTGTAATCAGAGAATATTCATTGAAAAACCTTTTTGCAACTGCAAAAGTATTTGCAACATCACCAATTCCAAAGGGTGACAGAGTTGCCATCATCACAAATTCAGGTGGTCCGGGAATCATGGCAACAGACGCAATTTGTGAACATGGAATGCAAATTGCAAAAATTTCAGACGCAACAAAAGACAAATTGAGAAGTTTCTTACCTTCTGCTGCTTCTGTTAAAAACCCTATCGATATGATTGCTTCAGCTCCTATCGAACACTACAAACAAACATTGGAAACAGTTATTGCTGATGAAAATGTTGATATGATTATCACAATCTACTTGCCATTCTTAGGTTTGAAAGATATTGATGTTGCTCAAGCTCTAATGGAAATAAAAGCAGAACATCCTGAAAAACCTGTTATCGGCGTATTTATGACAAAAAGCGAATTCTTTACCAAATTGTCAAACATGGACGTGAATATGCCATTCTTTATGTACGCAGAAGAAGCTGCAGACGGCTTATTCAGACTAAATCAACAAAGATTGTGGATGGAAAGACCGGAAGGAAAAACTCCATCTTATTCAGTTGACAAAGCTAAAGCTGAAAGCATAATGAAACAAGCTATTAAAGAAAACAGAGCACAATTAACAACTCGTGAATCAATAGATGTTTTAGACGCATACGGTATCAGAGTTTGTAAATCAGGTTTTGCTAAAACAGAAGATGAAGCTGTTACAATCGCAGATTCAATCGGATATCCGGTCGTAATGAAAATGACATCAAAAACTACTTCTCACAAAACAGATGTTGGTGGTGTAAGAGTAAATATCCAATCAGCAGAACAATTAAGAGCTGAATACCAAGATTTAATCGCTAAATTAAAAGAAAAAGGATTACTTGAAGGCTTGGAAGGCGTAATCATTCAAGAAATGGTTAAAGGTAACCGTGAAATGGTTTGCGGTATCGCAACAGACCCTCAATACGGTCCTATGATGATGTTCGGTCTTGGCGGTGTATTCATTGAAGTTATGAAAGACGTAACATTCAGAATTGCTCCATTGACAGATGTTGACGCTGAAGAAATGATTAAATCAGTTAAAGCATACAAATTGTTAGAAGGTGCTAGAGGCACAAAACCTGCTCAAATGACACAAATCCAAGAAACATTATTGAGATTATCTCAATTAGTTTCAGACTATAAATTCATCGACGAATTGGATATTAACCCATTGTTAATTTCTGAAAAAACCGGCGAAGGCATAGCTGTTGACGGCAGAATTAAAGTCAGAATGGAAGAAGCAAAAAAAGCTTTGAATTGTGACTGTGCTTGTTGCTCTTGTTAG
- a CDS encoding glycosyltransferase family 2 protein, whose amino-acid sequence MQIAFKHQMRKQRKNPPIINKNYKPFVTIMIPAHNEATVIDKTVENVLKMDYEHFEIIVIDDRSTDNTAEIVKSLSEKYDNVKSLIRRMDAFPGKSAVLNDALKIAEGEAILVFDADARTNSDFLKNLLPALEPQDVGAVQARKVIINRDYNFLTRCQDNEMSLDTHFQVGRDAVKGAVELRGNGELIKRTALNDIGGWNNYTITDDLDMSTRMHIKGWDVRFCPNVCVYEEGVLKYIPLVKQRRRWIEGSIRRYLEHFMSVLTSKDVSKRVALDMTAYISEFILPFWLMSEITFQVFRFVKGYGNQVMSSMTLAAIMCVFFICAFAYSLKKYNKLNIFETIKQSVETCVYLVVLWFPVVVFIVFKIIFGKKTMDWGKTAHGVLTPVAADKKEDVTV is encoded by the coding sequence ATGCAAATTGCATTCAAGCACCAAATGAGAAAACAAAGAAAGAACCCACCTATTATTAATAAAAATTATAAACCCTTTGTAACCATTATGATACCGGCTCACAATGAAGCAACTGTTATTGATAAAACTGTCGAAAATGTTTTAAAAATGGATTACGAGCACTTCGAAATAATCGTAATTGACGACAGGAGTACAGATAACACTGCTGAAATAGTAAAAAGTTTAAGTGAAAAATATGATAATGTTAAATCATTAATCAGAAGAATGGATGCATTTCCAGGCAAATCAGCTGTGTTGAATGATGCATTAAAGATTGCAGAAGGCGAAGCAATACTTGTTTTTGACGCAGATGCAAGAACTAATTCTGACTTTTTAAAAAACTTGCTACCCGCTCTTGAACCGCAAGACGTTGGAGCTGTCCAAGCAAGAAAAGTTATTATAAACAGAGATTATAACTTTTTAACCAGATGTCAAGACAACGAAATGTCGCTTGATACCCACTTCCAAGTAGGTCGTGACGCTGTTAAAGGGGCAGTAGAACTAAGAGGGAACGGCGAGTTAATAAAAAGAACTGCTCTAAATGACATCGGCGGTTGGAATAACTATACAATTACAGACGACTTGGATATGTCAACAAGAATGCACATAAAAGGCTGGGACGTACGTTTTTGTCCGAATGTGTGCGTTTATGAAGAAGGCGTTTTAAAATATATACCGCTTGTTAAACAAAGAAGACGCTGGATAGAAGGAAGTATTAGACGTTACCTTGAACATTTTATGAGCGTTTTAACCTCAAAAGATGTATCAAAACGTGTAGCCCTAGATATGACAGCATATATTTCAGAATTTATTTTACCTTTCTGGTTAATGTCTGAAATCACATTCCAAGTTTTTAGATTTGTAAAAGGATACGGAAATCAGGTAATGTCATCAATGACATTGGCGGCAATTATGTGCGTATTCTTCATTTGTGCATTTGCATATAGCTTGAAAAAATACAATAAGTTAAATATTTTTGAAACAATTAAACAATCTGTTGAAACTTGTGTTTATCTTGTTGTATTATGGTTCCCGGTAGTAGTCTTTATCGTATTCAAAATAATATTCGGAAAGAAGACTATGGACTGGGGAAAAACAGCACACGGAGTTTTAACGCCTGTCGCAGCAGACAAAAAAGAAGATGTTACTGTATAA
- a CDS encoding TatD family nuclease-associated radical SAM protein produces MEENNLVYTLDGTIYINLTNMCTNDCVFCIRAIKDDVVGANLFLKDEKITTAQVIEQLKKFEKEMSTEIVFCGYGEPTLKLDVLKEVAQYIKDNYKNVKIRINTNGQANLVYKRDIVPELKGLIDKVSISLNGENEAVYNELSQPKNKNSYEAVKNFIKECVESGIDTTATIVTGYKHYNVDVQKCEEITKSLGAKFRVREWLESGY; encoded by the coding sequence ATGGAAGAAAATAATTTAGTTTATACCCTAGATGGAACCATCTACATAAATTTAACAAATATGTGCACAAATGATTGTGTATTTTGTATTCGAGCCATTAAAGATGACGTGGTCGGTGCAAATTTATTTTTAAAAGATGAAAAAATCACAACAGCACAGGTAATTGAACAACTTAAAAAGTTTGAAAAAGAAATGAGCACCGAAATTGTCTTCTGCGGCTACGGGGAACCGACTTTGAAACTTGATGTACTCAAAGAAGTCGCTCAATATATTAAAGACAATTATAAAAATGTTAAAATAAGAATTAATACGAACGGACAAGCTAATCTCGTTTACAAAAGGGATATTGTTCCTGAATTAAAAGGTCTTATTGACAAAGTTTCAATCAGCTTGAACGGAGAAAATGAAGCTGTTTACAATGAACTTTCTCAACCTAAAAACAAAAATTCTTATGAAGCTGTTAAAAATTTTATAAAAGAATGCGTTGAGTCAGGCATAGATACAACAGCAACAATTGTAACAGGCTATAAGCACTACAATGTTGACGTACAAAAATGCGAAGAAATAACAAAATCACTAGGTGCAAAATTCAGAGTCCGTGAATGGCTCGAATCTGGTTATTAA
- the yidC gene encoding membrane protein insertase YidC yields the protein MDFTTLTIELLKSLSNVAGSYGFGIIILTIIVRLALWPLNASQQRSMRQMQLLQPKMKMIQDRYKNDPQTMQRKMMEFYKEHKFNPMAGCLPLLLQMPIFILLYSALMSPQFIEMAGNAKFLFINRLDATLRGNAGRSYDGTFQVSKHDMFTINKNVKVYIGDKALDDVKVLDSKKALKTQGEVAPGESIDFKISLDELDLKFSQLEKVKKADATIVDRTTREVENVTFTRDGSILKASVPTAAVKQSFHLDVLLLVVFFGFTMWLSQKIMMATNKNVKMDPNQEAMQKTMGATMPIMLTATFIFIPIPAGVLLYLIVSNIFQIIQTVVINKQLEKEDMKKKEAKAVEYIEPDTKE from the coding sequence ATGGATTTTACAACACTAACCATTGAATTACTGAAATCATTAAGCAACGTAGCAGGTAGCTACGGTTTCGGCATAATAATTTTAACCATAATAGTAAGACTAGCATTGTGGCCGTTGAATGCTTCACAACAACGTTCTATGAGACAAATGCAACTTTTGCAGCCAAAGATGAAAATGATTCAAGACAGATACAAAAATGACCCACAAACTATGCAACGCAAAATGATGGAATTTTACAAAGAACATAAATTCAATCCTATGGCCGGTTGTTTGCCGTTATTATTGCAAATGCCTATATTTATTTTGTTGTACTCAGCTTTGATGAGCCCTCAATTTATTGAAATGGCAGGTAATGCAAAATTTTTATTCATAAACAGACTTGACGCTACCTTGAGAGGAAACGCAGGACGCTCTTATGACGGAACATTCCAAGTTTCAAAACACGATATGTTCACAATTAATAAAAATGTAAAAGTTTATATTGGCGACAAGGCATTAGATGATGTAAAAGTTTTAGACTCTAAAAAAGCACTAAAGACGCAAGGCGAAGTAGCCCCCGGTGAATCTATTGATTTCAAAATCAGCCTTGATGAACTTGATTTGAAATTCAGCCAATTAGAAAAAGTCAAAAAAGCTGATGCAACAATCGTCGACAGAACAACTAGAGAAGTCGAAAACGTAACGTTTACACGTGATGGTAGTATTTTAAAAGCGTCTGTACCTACAGCTGCCGTAAAACAATCTTTCCATCTTGATGTATTGTTGCTCGTTGTATTCTTTGGCTTCACAATGTGGCTTTCTCAAAAAATAATGATGGCGACTAATAAAAATGTCAAAATGGACCCTAACCAAGAAGCGATGCAAAAAACGATGGGTGCAACAATGCCGATTATGCTTACCGCAACATTTATTTTCATACCAATTCCGGCAGGTGTATTGTTATACCTAATCGTCAGCAATATCTTCCAAATCATTCAAACTGTTGTTATAAACAAACAACTTGAAAAAGAAGATATGAAGAAAAAGGAAGCAAAAGCAGTTGAATACATTGAACCAGACACAAAAGAATAA
- a CDS encoding ABC transporter ATP-binding protein translates to MKLKNTTSDSAFSYIYLFKRIFKYLKPHMGRIILNFILATIVGMLDAVIAWSLKPYIDEVLIKKNMLLAFIIPFGIVLFAVGQGCMKYLNNYLTEWCGQKITNAVKFDLFKKLTTMSPKFYDENQTGDIIQRYLGDPQTASTGVLTETKEILTTGVGAISLIFVLLYNSWKLALVGVAILSCSVLPAALIRNRIKRTSNASIKVGGDITTNFNETCLGNKIVTSYNLQEQRNNKFIDQINETFYLSMSLIKRAGWMSPMMYLISAIGLALVMGYGTYLIISGQLSVGSMTSFVTSLLLLYKPVKSLGETFTGIQSIFVAMSRVFELFDCESDIKDKEGAIDVKELNGSVKFDHVNFEYLENQPVLKDLSIEVKKGETLALVGNSGGGKSTIANLIPRFYDIKSGNITIDGRDIRDIKLKSLRNLISVVFQDNFLFTGTIKDNIVMGNFNATDAEIQRAITGAHLDEFIGTLPEGIDTVLGERGTTLSGGQRQRVAIARAMVKDAPIVILDEATSALDNKSEKIVQKALDNLMENKTVFVIAHRLSTIQNADRIAVINEGELAELGNHNELMQIENGIYRKLYEMQFTKEDAEKIENSLV, encoded by the coding sequence ATGAAACTAAAAAATACAACATCAGACAGTGCTTTTAGTTATATATATTTATTTAAAAGAATATTCAAATATTTAAAGCCTCATATGGGTAGAATCATTCTAAACTTTATATTAGCAACAATAGTAGGCATGCTTGACGCAGTAATAGCTTGGTCACTAAAGCCTTATATTGATGAAGTTTTAATCAAAAAAAACATGCTCTTGGCATTTATAATACCGTTCGGAATAGTTTTATTTGCAGTCGGACAAGGCTGTATGAAATACTTAAACAATTATTTGACAGAATGGTGCGGACAAAAAATTACAAACGCTGTTAAATTTGATTTGTTCAAAAAATTAACAACAATGAGTCCAAAATTCTATGATGAAAACCAAACAGGCGATATTATACAAAGATATCTTGGAGATCCACAAACAGCGTCAACAGGCGTTTTGACAGAAACAAAAGAAATATTAACCACAGGAGTCGGTGCTATTTCATTAATCTTTGTATTATTATACAACTCTTGGAAGCTCGCACTCGTTGGTGTTGCAATACTTAGTTGCTCAGTTTTACCCGCAGCTTTAATCAGAAACAGAATAAAAAGAACATCAAATGCTTCAATAAAAGTTGGCGGAGATATCACTACAAACTTTAATGAAACATGCTTAGGAAACAAAATTGTAACATCATATAACTTGCAAGAACAAAGAAACAACAAATTTATCGACCAAATCAATGAAACATTCTATCTTTCAATGTCATTGATAAAACGTGCAGGTTGGATGTCACCTATGATGTACTTGATATCAGCAATAGGGCTTGCACTCGTCATGGGATACGGTACCTACCTTATTATTTCAGGTCAACTCTCAGTAGGTAGTATGACATCATTTGTAACTTCCTTATTACTTTTATACAAACCGGTTAAAAGTTTAGGCGAAACATTCACTGGAATTCAATCTATCTTTGTTGCAATGAGCAGAGTTTTTGAATTATTTGACTGCGAATCTGACATAAAAGACAAAGAGGGTGCTATTGATGTAAAAGAACTTAATGGCAGCGTCAAATTTGACCATGTAAATTTTGAATATTTAGAAAACCAACCAGTCCTTAAAGATTTATCAATAGAAGTTAAAAAAGGCGAGACTTTGGCACTTGTCGGCAACTCAGGTGGGGGAAAAAGTACAATTGCAAACCTTATACCGAGATTTTACGATATCAAATCAGGCAATATTACAATTGATGGACGAGATATTCGTGATATAAAACTAAAATCCTTGAGAAACTTAATTTCAGTTGTATTTCAAGACAACTTCCTATTTACAGGCACAATAAAAGATAATATCGTTATGGGAAACTTCAACGCAACTGATGCAGAAATTCAAAGAGCAATAACAGGAGCACACCTTGATGAATTTATAGGAACGCTTCCTGAAGGAATAGACACAGTTTTAGGAGAACGAGGAACAACCCTTTCAGGCGGTCAAAGACAACGTGTCGCAATCGCAAGAGCAATGGTAAAAGATGCTCCGATTGTAATCTTAGACGAAGCTACATCAGCCTTAGACAACAAATCAGAAAAGATTGTACAAAAAGCTTTAGACAACTTAATGGAAAATAAAACGGTTTTTGTAATAGCACATAGATTGTCAACAATCCAAAATGCTGATAGAATAGCAGTTATAAACGAGGGCGAACTCGCAGAACTCGGAAACCACAATGAACTTATGCAAATTGAAAACGGTATATACAGAAAGTTATACGAAATGCAATTCACAAAGGAAGACGCTGAAAAAATAGAAAATTCGTTAGTATAA
- a CDS encoding glutamate-5-semialdehyde dehydrogenase — translation MVKIMLNLEQMAQNAKNASIELASLSLETKNKALEAMANALEINKQKIVDANKEDLLLASEMVKSGDLSESVYNRLKLDDNKARDMIQGIRDMIKLEDPVNNIVWTKELAENLVLKKVTCPIGVIGVIFEARPDVIAQISALAVKSANAVLLKGGKEAQKTNTIIASLINEALASVDGFPKNVINLLFTREDVAKMLELNAYIDLIIPRGSNSLVKYIQSNTKIPVLGHAEGICHIYIDETADIKKVLPICVDSKCQYPSACNAVETILINKNVINSILPALVLEFRNNSVKVKGDEVCKKTVVDLDLAIEKDWATEYGDKIVAIKAVDSIKEAIDHINKYGSGHTDSIITENSENATLFMNNVDSAGVYQNASTRFSDGFRYGFGAEVGISTNKTHARGPVGLDGLTIYKYKMVGNGDIVADFASGKKHFTHKYL, via the coding sequence ATGGTGAAAATTATGCTTAATCTTGAACAAATGGCTCAAAATGCAAAAAATGCTTCTATTGAACTTGCCTCTTTATCTCTTGAGACAAAAAATAAGGCTCTTGAAGCTATGGCAAATGCGTTAGAAATTAATAAACAAAAAATTGTTGATGCTAATAAAGAAGATTTATTGCTTGCTTCTGAGATGGTCAAGTCTGGCGATTTGTCAGAGTCTGTTTATAATAGATTGAAACTTGATGATAACAAGGCTCGGGATATGATACAAGGCATTCGTGACATGATAAAGCTTGAAGATCCTGTCAATAATATAGTTTGGACAAAAGAATTGGCTGAAAATTTAGTATTAAAAAAGGTTACTTGTCCGATTGGTGTCATTGGGGTTATTTTCGAAGCTCGACCTGATGTTATCGCTCAAATCTCCGCTCTTGCTGTGAAATCTGCAAATGCGGTTTTGCTAAAAGGTGGCAAAGAAGCTCAAAAAACTAATACTATTATTGCCTCTCTTATAAATGAGGCTTTGGCGTCTGTTGATGGCTTCCCTAAAAATGTTATTAACCTTTTATTTACACGTGAAGATGTTGCAAAAATGCTTGAATTGAACGCTTACATTGATTTGATTATTCCGAGAGGCTCAAATTCACTTGTTAAATATATTCAATCAAATACGAAAATTCCCGTTTTGGGACATGCTGAAGGTATTTGTCATATCTATATTGATGAAACTGCTGATATAAAAAAAGTTTTGCCGATTTGCGTTGATTCAAAATGCCAATATCCGAGTGCTTGCAATGCAGTCGAAACAATTTTGATTAATAAAAATGTAATCAATTCTATTTTGCCGGCTTTGGTTTTGGAGTTTAGAAACAACAGTGTTAAGGTCAAAGGTGATGAAGTTTGCAAAAAAACAGTTGTTGATTTGGATTTAGCTATAGAAAAAGATTGGGCTACTGAATATGGTGACAAAATCGTTGCGATAAAAGCCGTTGACTCAATAAAAGAAGCTATTGACCATATAAATAAATATGGCTCTGGGCACACAGATAGTATAATTACTGAAAATAGCGAAAATGCTACACTTTTTATGAATAACGTTGATTCTGCCGGTGTATATCAAAATGCTTCCACCAGATTTTCAGACGGTTTCCGCTATGGGTTTGGTGCAGAAGTAGGTATTTCAACCAACAAAACTCACGCCAGAGGTCCGGTCGGTTTGGACGGCTTAACAATATACAAATATAAAATGGTCGGAAATGGCGATATTGTGGCTGATTTTGCCTCAGGTAAAAAACACTTTACTCACAAATATTTATAA
- the queA gene encoding tRNA preQ1(34) S-adenosylmethionine ribosyltransferase-isomerase QueA translates to MNTLNQTQKNNLKLSNFDYELPKELIAQVPSQKREMSRMMVLDKCLKTVKDEHFFNIIDELTENDLLVMNNTKVIPARIFAQKETGAHIEIFLAKETEPDVWEALIKPSKRVKAGMVLKVSDELSVEALEKDDDSWKIRLLYDGNIYEILEKVGNLPLPPYIERKMTTEDIKKLDTDRYQTVYAKNEGSVAAPTAGLHFTNEIIDKLEKKGVKHCFVNLTVGLGTFKPVKCDNILEHKMHSEAYEISEESARIINEAKKAGKNIVAVGTTSVRTLETAMKKYGEIKAVKDASELFIYPGYEFKIVDKIITNFHLPKSTLLMLVCAFAGKDYIFESYKHAVETEYRFFSYGDCMFIK, encoded by the coding sequence TTGAATACATTGAACCAGACACAAAAGAATAACTTGAAACTTTCAAATTTCGATTATGAACTGCCTAAAGAATTAATTGCTCAAGTACCATCTCAAAAACGAGAAATGTCAAGAATGATGGTACTTGACAAGTGTTTAAAGACAGTTAAAGATGAACATTTCTTTAATATAATTGATGAACTTACAGAAAATGACTTGCTCGTTATGAATAATACAAAAGTTATTCCTGCAAGAATTTTTGCCCAAAAAGAAACCGGTGCTCACATTGAAATTTTCTTAGCAAAAGAAACAGAACCCGATGTTTGGGAAGCTTTAATCAAACCCTCAAAACGTGTAAAAGCAGGCATGGTACTAAAAGTTTCAGATGAGCTTTCTGTTGAAGCATTGGAAAAAGATGATGACAGCTGGAAAATTCGGCTTTTATATGACGGAAATATCTATGAAATTTTAGAAAAAGTTGGAAATTTACCGCTTCCGCCATATATCGAGAGAAAAATGACAACAGAAGATATCAAGAAACTCGATACTGACCGTTACCAGACAGTCTACGCAAAAAACGAAGGTTCAGTTGCTGCTCCAACTGCAGGCTTGCATTTCACAAATGAAATAATAGATAAACTTGAAAAAAAAGGTGTAAAACACTGTTTTGTCAATCTTACAGTGGGACTCGGGACTTTTAAACCCGTAAAATGCGACAATATACTAGAGCACAAAATGCACTCAGAAGCCTATGAAATATCAGAAGAAAGTGCAAGAATAATAAATGAAGCCAAAAAAGCAGGCAAAAACATTGTTGCTGTAGGCACAACAAGCGTAAGAACTTTAGAAACGGCAATGAAAAAATACGGCGAAATTAAAGCAGTAAAAGACGCATCTGAGCTGTTTATTTATCCGGGGTATGAATTCAAAATCGTGGATAAAATCATAACTAATTTTCACCTGCCAAAATCCACCCTGCTAATGCTGGTCTGTGCTTTTGCGGGGAAAGACTATATTTTTGAATCCTATAAACACGCTGTTGAAACTGAGTACAGATTTTTCAGCTATGGCGATTGTATGTTTATAAAATAA
- a CDS encoding PadR family transcriptional regulator translates to MIEILILYIIYNREKTIYSIRKEIIDRFGNFTKPSLGTIHPALKRLRAKNAVSVSDKMSEGGKKSSYYIITQDGKKLFRELFKHDCSTNPCLFYAQIQARFATIGLLAKEERNEFLDGMITVIDRYNLLNENKLLDEYIGFDFYQKELVKKTLAEAQTLKNYALMLKEHNER, encoded by the coding sequence ATGATTGAAATTCTTATTCTGTATATTATTTATAATCGTGAAAAGACTATCTATTCTATTAGAAAAGAAATTATAGATAGATTCGGAAATTTTACAAAACCAAGCTTGGGGACTATTCACCCTGCTCTTAAACGTTTAAGAGCTAAAAATGCTGTTTCTGTTTCTGACAAAATGTCAGAAGGCGGTAAAAAATCAAGCTATTATATTATTACACAAGACGGAAAAAAACTCTTTAGAGAATTGTTTAAACACGATTGCAGTACAAACCCATGCCTGTTTTATGCTCAAATTCAAGCTCGCTTTGCGACGATTGGACTTTTAGCCAAAGAAGAACGTAATGAGTTTTTAGACGGCATGATTACTGTGATTGACAGATATAACCTACTTAATGAAAATAAGTTGCTTGATGAATATATCGGTTTTGATTTTTATCAAAAAGAACTCGTTAAAAAAACGTTGGCAGAAGCCCAAACTCTCAAAAATTACGCTCTGATGCTAAAGGAACACAATGAGCGGTAA